A region from the Anoplolepis gracilipes chromosome 2, ASM4749672v1, whole genome shotgun sequence genome encodes:
- the Abi gene encoding abl interactor 2 isoform X1, whose protein sequence is MAEYQGSGSYCVSSGVGSDSEVMAELAALLRHEIPEGRNNLADSHTNLERVAEYCEANYFQAENKRIALEETKNYTTQSLASVAYQINTLAYNFLQLLDLQTSQLAEMESQMNHIAQTVMIHKEKVARREIGVLTANKMTTRQYKIIAPANPEKPIKYVRKSIDYTILDDIGHGVRSCGTPRSKQRGGSQGSVQSLGAASTGSGLGTAMVGPAPTTKPPTPPQTVRTGTLSKGSREYRTPPAVAPPQVPSHYAPNYPLGHPRRDRGPGYSTLPLHAHNTSHASHNANHNSHTNTINQHTVPQVGTVHPLQSHPQTPPPAPPSVTAGYVQEQHNSMPPPPSPLVGLGSDMTEYTGHHTLPHRLSHQISRSSGANSPPLPPPPPPEQDEHPQFGRPTPSSGAIMPIVPDEEDLPGWVPKNYIEKVVAIYDYYADKEDELSFQESSVIYVLKKNDDGWWEGVMDGITGLFPGNYVEPCV, encoded by the exons ATGGCTGAGTACC AAGGATCAGGTTCCTATTGCGTGTCATCAGGAGTTGGCAGTGATTCCGAAGTCATGGCTGAACTGGCAGCGCTTCTGCGACATGAAATCCCTGAAGGAAGAAACAATCTGGCCGACAGCCATACGAATTTGGAGAGGGTGGCTGAATATTGCGAGGCGAACTACTTCCAAGCGGAAAACAAGAGAATCGCACTGGAGGAAACTAAAAATTACACCACTCAGTCTTTAGCCAGTGTTGCGTATCAGATAAATACTCTGGCTTACAATTTTCTGCAACTGTTGGACTTGCAAACGTCTCAGCTTGCCGAAATGGAAAGTCAGATGAATCATATTGCTCAGACGGTCATGATTCACAAGGAGAAGGTTGCTAGGAGAGAAATTGGCGTCTTGACAGCCAACAAAATGACGACTCGTCAGTACAAAATTATCGCTCCTGCGAATCCTGAAAAGCCGATTAAATATGTCAGAAAGAGTATTGATTATACAATCTTGGATGATATTGGACATGGTGTCCGTAGTTGTGGTACACCGCGGAGCAAGCAGAGAGGTGGTAGTCAAGGCAGTGTTCAAAGTTTAGGTGCTGCTTCTACTGGTTCAGGCTTAGGTACTGCTATGGTAGGACCTGCTCCTACCACTAAACCACCTACACCACCTCAGACAGTGAGGACTG GAACGTTGAGTAAAGGATCGCGCGAATATAGGACGCCACCAGCGGTAGCCCCACCACAAGTTCCTAGTCACTACGCGCCCAACTATCCGCTCGGCCATCCCAGGCGAGATCGCGGTCCAGGATACAGTACTCTACCATTACATGCTCATAATACGTCCCACGCGAGCCACAACGCCAATCATAACTCGCATACTAATACCATCAATCAACATACCGTGCCACAAGTGGGAACGGTACATCCTCTACAGAGTCATCCGCAGACGCCACCGCCAGCACCGCCTAGTGTTACCGCGGGCTATGTACAGGAGCAGCATAATAGTATGCCTC CTCCACCCTCTCCCTTGGTCGGACTAGGCAGCGATATGACGGAATACACTGGACATCATACTCTACCACACCGATTATCACATCAGATTAGTCGTAGCAGCGGTGCGAATAGTCCGCCCTTGCCGCCGCCTCCACCACCGGAACAGGACGAACATCCACAATTCGGGAGACCGACTCCGTCTTCTGGTGCTATAATGCCGATCGTGCCGGATGAGGAAGATCTGCCCGGATGGGtgccaaaaaattatattgagaaaG TTGTGGccatttatgattattatgcGGATAAAGAAGATGAGCTAAGTTTTCAAGAGAGTTCTGTGATTTACGTGCTCAAGAAAAACGACGACGGTTGGTGGGAAGGTGTTATGGACGGAATTACAGGACTATTTCCAGGCAATTATGTCGAACCATGTGTATAA
- the Abi gene encoding abl interactor 2 isoform X2 → MAEYRSGSYCVSSGVGSDSEVMAELAALLRHEIPEGRNNLADSHTNLERVAEYCEANYFQAENKRIALEETKNYTTQSLASVAYQINTLAYNFLQLLDLQTSQLAEMESQMNHIAQTVMIHKEKVARREIGVLTANKMTTRQYKIIAPANPEKPIKYVRKSIDYTILDDIGHGVRSCGTPRSKQRGGSQGSVQSLGAASTGSGLGTAMVGPAPTTKPPTPPQTVRTGTLSKGSREYRTPPAVAPPQVPSHYAPNYPLGHPRRDRGPGYSTLPLHAHNTSHASHNANHNSHTNTINQHTVPQVGTVHPLQSHPQTPPPAPPSVTAGYVQEQHNSMPPPPSPLVGLGSDMTEYTGHHTLPHRLSHQISRSSGANSPPLPPPPPPEQDEHPQFGRPTPSSGAIMPIVPDEEDLPGWVPKNYIEKVVAIYDYYADKEDELSFQESSVIYVLKKNDDGWWEGVMDGITGLFPGNYVEPCV, encoded by the exons ATGGCTGAGTACC GATCAGGTTCCTATTGCGTGTCATCAGGAGTTGGCAGTGATTCCGAAGTCATGGCTGAACTGGCAGCGCTTCTGCGACATGAAATCCCTGAAGGAAGAAACAATCTGGCCGACAGCCATACGAATTTGGAGAGGGTGGCTGAATATTGCGAGGCGAACTACTTCCAAGCGGAAAACAAGAGAATCGCACTGGAGGAAACTAAAAATTACACCACTCAGTCTTTAGCCAGTGTTGCGTATCAGATAAATACTCTGGCTTACAATTTTCTGCAACTGTTGGACTTGCAAACGTCTCAGCTTGCCGAAATGGAAAGTCAGATGAATCATATTGCTCAGACGGTCATGATTCACAAGGAGAAGGTTGCTAGGAGAGAAATTGGCGTCTTGACAGCCAACAAAATGACGACTCGTCAGTACAAAATTATCGCTCCTGCGAATCCTGAAAAGCCGATTAAATATGTCAGAAAGAGTATTGATTATACAATCTTGGATGATATTGGACATGGTGTCCGTAGTTGTGGTACACCGCGGAGCAAGCAGAGAGGTGGTAGTCAAGGCAGTGTTCAAAGTTTAGGTGCTGCTTCTACTGGTTCAGGCTTAGGTACTGCTATGGTAGGACCTGCTCCTACCACTAAACCACCTACACCACCTCAGACAGTGAGGACTG GAACGTTGAGTAAAGGATCGCGCGAATATAGGACGCCACCAGCGGTAGCCCCACCACAAGTTCCTAGTCACTACGCGCCCAACTATCCGCTCGGCCATCCCAGGCGAGATCGCGGTCCAGGATACAGTACTCTACCATTACATGCTCATAATACGTCCCACGCGAGCCACAACGCCAATCATAACTCGCATACTAATACCATCAATCAACATACCGTGCCACAAGTGGGAACGGTACATCCTCTACAGAGTCATCCGCAGACGCCACCGCCAGCACCGCCTAGTGTTACCGCGGGCTATGTACAGGAGCAGCATAATAGTATGCCTC CTCCACCCTCTCCCTTGGTCGGACTAGGCAGCGATATGACGGAATACACTGGACATCATACTCTACCACACCGATTATCACATCAGATTAGTCGTAGCAGCGGTGCGAATAGTCCGCCCTTGCCGCCGCCTCCACCACCGGAACAGGACGAACATCCACAATTCGGGAGACCGACTCCGTCTTCTGGTGCTATAATGCCGATCGTGCCGGATGAGGAAGATCTGCCCGGATGGGtgccaaaaaattatattgagaaaG TTGTGGccatttatgattattatgcGGATAAAGAAGATGAGCTAAGTTTTCAAGAGAGTTCTGTGATTTACGTGCTCAAGAAAAACGACGACGGTTGGTGGGAAGGTGTTATGGACGGAATTACAGGACTATTTCCAGGCAATTATGTCGAACCATGTGTATAA
- the Abi gene encoding abl interactor 2 isoform X3 has translation MAEYRVGSDSEVMAELAALLRHEIPEGRNNLADSHTNLERVAEYCEANYFQAENKRIALEETKNYTTQSLASVAYQINTLAYNFLQLLDLQTSQLAEMESQMNHIAQTVMIHKEKVARREIGVLTANKMTTRQYKIIAPANPEKPIKYVRKSIDYTILDDIGHGVRSCGTPRSKQRGGSQGSVQSLGAASTGSGLGTAMVGPAPTTKPPTPPQTVRTGTLSKGSREYRTPPAVAPPQVPSHYAPNYPLGHPRRDRGPGYSTLPLHAHNTSHASHNANHNSHTNTINQHTVPQVGTVHPLQSHPQTPPPAPPSVTAGYVQEQHNSMPPPPSPLVGLGSDMTEYTGHHTLPHRLSHQISRSSGANSPPLPPPPPPEQDEHPQFGRPTPSSGAIMPIVPDEEDLPGWVPKNYIEKVVAIYDYYADKEDELSFQESSVIYVLKKNDDGWWEGVMDGITGLFPGNYVEPCV, from the exons ATGGCTGAGTACC GAGTTGGCAGTGATTCCGAAGTCATGGCTGAACTGGCAGCGCTTCTGCGACATGAAATCCCTGAAGGAAGAAACAATCTGGCCGACAGCCATACGAATTTGGAGAGGGTGGCTGAATATTGCGAGGCGAACTACTTCCAAGCGGAAAACAAGAGAATCGCACTGGAGGAAACTAAAAATTACACCACTCAGTCTTTAGCCAGTGTTGCGTATCAGATAAATACTCTGGCTTACAATTTTCTGCAACTGTTGGACTTGCAAACGTCTCAGCTTGCCGAAATGGAAAGTCAGATGAATCATATTGCTCAGACGGTCATGATTCACAAGGAGAAGGTTGCTAGGAGAGAAATTGGCGTCTTGACAGCCAACAAAATGACGACTCGTCAGTACAAAATTATCGCTCCTGCGAATCCTGAAAAGCCGATTAAATATGTCAGAAAGAGTATTGATTATACAATCTTGGATGATATTGGACATGGTGTCCGTAGTTGTGGTACACCGCGGAGCAAGCAGAGAGGTGGTAGTCAAGGCAGTGTTCAAAGTTTAGGTGCTGCTTCTACTGGTTCAGGCTTAGGTACTGCTATGGTAGGACCTGCTCCTACCACTAAACCACCTACACCACCTCAGACAGTGAGGACTG GAACGTTGAGTAAAGGATCGCGCGAATATAGGACGCCACCAGCGGTAGCCCCACCACAAGTTCCTAGTCACTACGCGCCCAACTATCCGCTCGGCCATCCCAGGCGAGATCGCGGTCCAGGATACAGTACTCTACCATTACATGCTCATAATACGTCCCACGCGAGCCACAACGCCAATCATAACTCGCATACTAATACCATCAATCAACATACCGTGCCACAAGTGGGAACGGTACATCCTCTACAGAGTCATCCGCAGACGCCACCGCCAGCACCGCCTAGTGTTACCGCGGGCTATGTACAGGAGCAGCATAATAGTATGCCTC CTCCACCCTCTCCCTTGGTCGGACTAGGCAGCGATATGACGGAATACACTGGACATCATACTCTACCACACCGATTATCACATCAGATTAGTCGTAGCAGCGGTGCGAATAGTCCGCCCTTGCCGCCGCCTCCACCACCGGAACAGGACGAACATCCACAATTCGGGAGACCGACTCCGTCTTCTGGTGCTATAATGCCGATCGTGCCGGATGAGGAAGATCTGCCCGGATGGGtgccaaaaaattatattgagaaaG TTGTGGccatttatgattattatgcGGATAAAGAAGATGAGCTAAGTTTTCAAGAGAGTTCTGTGATTTACGTGCTCAAGAAAAACGACGACGGTTGGTGGGAAGGTGTTATGGACGGAATTACAGGACTATTTCCAGGCAATTATGTCGAACCATGTGTATAA
- the Abi gene encoding abl interactor 2 isoform X4 — protein sequence MAELAALLRHEIPEGRNNLADSHTNLERVAEYCEANYFQAENKRIALEETKNYTTQSLASVAYQINTLAYNFLQLLDLQTSQLAEMESQMNHIAQTVMIHKEKVARREIGVLTANKMTTRQYKIIAPANPEKPIKYVRKSIDYTILDDIGHGVRSCGTPRSKQRGGSQGSVQSLGAASTGSGLGTAMVGPAPTTKPPTPPQTVRTGTLSKGSREYRTPPAVAPPQVPSHYAPNYPLGHPRRDRGPGYSTLPLHAHNTSHASHNANHNSHTNTINQHTVPQVGTVHPLQSHPQTPPPAPPSVTAGYVQEQHNSMPPPPSPLVGLGSDMTEYTGHHTLPHRLSHQISRSSGANSPPLPPPPPPEQDEHPQFGRPTPSSGAIMPIVPDEEDLPGWVPKNYIEKVVAIYDYYADKEDELSFQESSVIYVLKKNDDGWWEGVMDGITGLFPGNYVEPCV from the exons ATGGCTGAACTGGCAGCGCTTCTGCGACATGAAATCCCTGAAGGAAGAAACAATCTGGCCGACAGCCATACGAATTTGGAGAGGGTGGCTGAATATTGCGAGGCGAACTACTTCCAAGCGGAAAACAAGAGAATCGCACTGGAGGAAACTAAAAATTACACCACTCAGTCTTTAGCCAGTGTTGCGTATCAGATAAATACTCTGGCTTACAATTTTCTGCAACTGTTGGACTTGCAAACGTCTCAGCTTGCCGAAATGGAAAGTCAGATGAATCATATTGCTCAGACGGTCATGATTCACAAGGAGAAGGTTGCTAGGAGAGAAATTGGCGTCTTGACAGCCAACAAAATGACGACTCGTCAGTACAAAATTATCGCTCCTGCGAATCCTGAAAAGCCGATTAAATATGTCAGAAAGAGTATTGATTATACAATCTTGGATGATATTGGACATGGTGTCCGTAGTTGTGGTACACCGCGGAGCAAGCAGAGAGGTGGTAGTCAAGGCAGTGTTCAAAGTTTAGGTGCTGCTTCTACTGGTTCAGGCTTAGGTACTGCTATGGTAGGACCTGCTCCTACCACTAAACCACCTACACCACCTCAGACAGTGAGGACTG GAACGTTGAGTAAAGGATCGCGCGAATATAGGACGCCACCAGCGGTAGCCCCACCACAAGTTCCTAGTCACTACGCGCCCAACTATCCGCTCGGCCATCCCAGGCGAGATCGCGGTCCAGGATACAGTACTCTACCATTACATGCTCATAATACGTCCCACGCGAGCCACAACGCCAATCATAACTCGCATACTAATACCATCAATCAACATACCGTGCCACAAGTGGGAACGGTACATCCTCTACAGAGTCATCCGCAGACGCCACCGCCAGCACCGCCTAGTGTTACCGCGGGCTATGTACAGGAGCAGCATAATAGTATGCCTC CTCCACCCTCTCCCTTGGTCGGACTAGGCAGCGATATGACGGAATACACTGGACATCATACTCTACCACACCGATTATCACATCAGATTAGTCGTAGCAGCGGTGCGAATAGTCCGCCCTTGCCGCCGCCTCCACCACCGGAACAGGACGAACATCCACAATTCGGGAGACCGACTCCGTCTTCTGGTGCTATAATGCCGATCGTGCCGGATGAGGAAGATCTGCCCGGATGGGtgccaaaaaattatattgagaaaG TTGTGGccatttatgattattatgcGGATAAAGAAGATGAGCTAAGTTTTCAAGAGAGTTCTGTGATTTACGTGCTCAAGAAAAACGACGACGGTTGGTGGGAAGGTGTTATGGACGGAATTACAGGACTATTTCCAGGCAATTATGTCGAACCATGTGTATAA
- the LOC140663133 gene encoding TELO2-interacting protein 2, producing MDDLLKQLETLKIRGDFCEDNSWTPCIDLVQRSLAPQRTIGTERPCEEKDFREYRLVVERNLRNIRSMLQHISNSCREKNLQLCNATGTVKTFGLNLLLLIGEHNERNIWNTAECVSISKELLAGFCNLYSCQNVSQFLSEDENLISLLLLLRPKLLKDTWKTYPSAVACYRWILHEAEKPTLFNHIGDVLPTALIILDDYFPDNVAIGLECIYQIIQHSYMKKGLIDTGYAKAIYHTLELLSRQKEVRYVIPLYSCMASLLATIEHWDNTINLFEWTTRDDVLSTLIDNMEFEQNIELRHAYMSSLPQLITNIGCAKWCEALTRVLAEYCEHHTDLRTLKATLETAKTFLLMFRLRVAAHCAPLYTAFLKLHFDLTETPVFDRAIMQNLEDCICMLYQLSPNVGYAVMNDVRMRSVLSSTLPVVCQGGDIKYFE from the exons ATGGATGATCTGCTGAAGCAGCTCGAGACGTTGAAGATCAGGGGCGATTTCTGCGAGGACAATTcctggacaccctgtatagatCTGGTTCAGAGGAGTCTCGCGCCCCAGAGAACAATCGGGACGGAACGTCCATGCGAGGAGAAGGATTTCAGGGAATACAGGCTCGTCGTGGAGAGAAACCTGCGAAACATCAGGTCTATGCTGCAACATATCTCCAACAGTTGCAGGGAGAAGAATTTGCAGTTATGCAATGCCACAGGGACGGTTAAAACATTCGGCTTGAATTTGTTATTACTTATCGGTGAGCACAATGAGAGGAATATTTGGAATACAGCCGAGTGTGTCTCAATTTCAAAAGAATTACTCGCCGGCTTCTGCAATCTGTACTCCTGTCAAAATGTCTCCCAGTTTTTGTCAGAGGATGAGAATTTGATTAGCTTATTGTTGTTGCTAAGACCAAAGTTATTAAAGGATACTTGGAAAACTTATCCATCAGCTGTGGCATGTTACAGATGGATTTTACACGAAGCAGAG AAACCAACTCTATTTAATCATATTGGAGATGTTTTGCCAACTGCGCTAATCATTCTCGATGACTATTTTCCTGACAATGTAGCGATAGGCCTGGAATGTATATACCAGATTATACAGCACTCCTATATG aaaaaaggaCTGATAGATACTGGCTATGCTAAAGCAATCTATCATACTCTGGAACTTTTATCCCGTCAAAAGGAAGTAAGATATGTTATTCCTTTGTATTCCTGCATGGCTAGTCTTTTAGCTACTATCGAGCATTGGGATAATACTATAAATCTATTTGAG TGGACGACACGCGATGATGTTCTCTCCACTTTAATAGACAATATGGAATTTGAGCAGAATATTGAATTACGACATGCATACATGTCGAGTTTACCTCAACTCATTACAAATATAGGCTGTGCCAAATGGTGCGAAGCGCTCACTCGGGTACTCGCTGAATACTGCGAACATCACACAGATTTAAGAACATTGAAGGCAACATTGGAg ACTGCGAAGACGTTCCTCTTGATGTTCCGTCTGCGAGTGGCAGCCCACTGTGCTCCACTTTACACCgcgtttttaaaattgcattttgatCTGACGGAGACACCAGTGTTCGATCGTGCGATTATGCAGAACCTGGAAGATTGCATCTGCATGCTATACCAATTGTCGCCGAACGTAGGCTATGCAGTAATGAACGACGTTCGAATGCGTTCGGTACTCAGCAGTACCTTGCCGGTGGTATGCCAGGGTGGTGATATCAAGTATTTCGAATAA
- the Cyp304a1 gene encoding probable cytochrome P450 304a1 has translation MSKKDTVYLLHTFKNKIGLRTFLIQYLPLVATRMSPLLIVILTLLVVYKLYRFVYDKPPNTPPGLIRIPIGGSYWLLLWRNYKYVHLALDYYAKKLKSKLFSCYFGDYFVVIANDYANIKEIFSREEFDGRVTSADYIKDRAFKKELGIFFIEGPQWQEQRRFALRHMRDFGFGRRQDTLESEVMDEMTLFIDILKNEPIYDEEKKIIKGNLALFPDILYASAANNIWTIMFGYRFNRSEHDILRHLCRSALMMQRANDPSGGALFQRPILKHFGNMFGYKNHITGSNAMIDVVKKALERQKATLSENVNRGFVDIYLKKLNEDDKSPYFTEEQLIILLIDMMFPAYSAVPTAITHAIKYLMHHPEIMNKVQNEIDSVVGTGRLVTWADRINLPYTEAAIRESLRIETLAPLGIIHKTMKKTTLGGYNIPANTPVIANLAAMNNDPDMWGDPENFRPERFLKEDGQLSKDLTLTFGFGHRLCAGETFARFNMFETIALLLQTFNFSFVDGEPSSLDDKVPGLIISPKELWLRLELR, from the exons atgtcgaaaaaa GACACTGTATATCTACTGcacacttttaaaaataagataggcTTAAGAACGTTCCTTATTCAGTATCTACCACTCGTCGCGACAAGAATGTCTCCGCTTTTGATTGTGATACTTACGTTACTCgtggtatataaattatacagatTCGTTTACGATAAACCGCCCAATACACCTCCAG GTCTTATCAGAATTCCAATAGGAGGATCTTACTGGCTGTTACTATGGAGAAACTACAAATATGTGCATCTGGCTCTTGACTATTATGCGAAGAAACTAAAATCAAAGCTCTTCAGCTGCTATTTTGGTGATTATTTTGTAGTGATTGCGAATGACTATGCAAATATAAAGGAGATATTCTCGAGGGAAGAGTTCGATGGCCGAGTTACAAGCgcagattatataaaagatcgaGCTTTCAAAAAGGAGCTAG gTATATTTTTCATCGAAGGCCCACAATGGCAGGAACAGAGAAGATTTGCTCTCCGACATATGCGCGACTTTGGATTTGGCCGACGTCAAGACACGCTCGAGAGCGAGGTCATGGACGAGATGACCCTGTTCATCGATATTCTGAAAAACGAACCAATTTATGACGAAGAAAAG aaaataattaagggTAACTTGGCGCTCTTCCCGGATATTTTGTACGCCTCGGCAGCTAACAACATATGGACTATAATGTTCGGTTACCGATTCAACAGAAGCGAGCACGATATCTTGCGGCATCTCTGTCGTTCGGCTTTAATGATGCAAAGAGCGAACGATCCGAGCGGCGGTGCGCTTTTTCAACGTCCAATTCTGAAACACTTTGGCAATATGTTTGGCTATAAGAATCATATAACTGGAAGTAACGCGATGATAGATGTTGTCAAG AAAGCTCTAGAGCGTCAAAAAGCTACTCTAAGCGAAAACGTTAATCGGGGATTCGTCGatatttatctgaaaaaattaaacgaagATGACAAGTCACCTTATTTTACGGAGGAGCAACTGATCATTTTGCTGATCGATATGATGTTCCCCGCTTACTCCGCGGTACCAACCGCTATTACTCACGCTATCAAATACTTGATGCATCATCCCGAAATTATGAACAAAGTCCAGAATGAAATAGATAGCGTTGTTGGGACTGGCCGTTTGGTAACGTGGGCAGACAGAATAAA TTTGCCTTATACGGAAGCGGCAATTCGAGAGTCATTAAGAATCGAGACTCTTGCTCCGCTTGGCATAATTCATAAAACTATGAAGAAAACTACATTAGGAGGCTATAATATACCGGCGAATACGCCGGTTATCGCCAACTTGGCGGCAATGAATAATGATCCTGACATGTGGGGTGACCCCGAAAACTTTAGACCTGAAAGATTTTTGAAGGAAGACGGGCAATTAAGTAAAGACTTGACGCTTACCTTCGGTTTTG GCCATCGATTATGCGCAGGGGAAACTTTTGCGAGATTTAACATGTTTGAGACGATAGCTCTCTTATTGCAAacatttaacttttctttcgTTGACGGCGAGCCATCGAGTCTCGACGACAAGGTACCTGGCCTAATCATCAGTCCCAAAGAGTTGTGGTTACGCTTAGAATTAcgttaa
- the Twr gene encoding signal peptidase complex catalytic subunit SEC11A yields MLQSIFDDVRRMNKRQFLYQVLSFGMIVSSALMIWKGLMVVTGSESPIVVVLSGSMEPAFHRGDLLFLTNYQDEPVRVGEIVVFKVEGRDIPIVHRVLKLHEKGDQNNTVKFLTKGDNNSVDDRGLYAPGQLWLTHKDVVGRARGFLPYVGMVTIYMNEYPKFKYAVLACLGLYVLVHRE; encoded by the exons ATGTTGCAATCGATATTCGACGATGTGCGACGTATGAATAAACGCCag TTTCTGTATCAAGTACTGAGCTTTGGCATGATAGTCTCGTCCGCCCTGATGATATGGAAGGGTCTGATGGTCGTCACCGGCAGCGAGAGCCCTATCGTCGTGGTGTTAAG TGGTAGCATGGAGCCTGCATTCCACAGAGGGGATTTGCTCTTCCTTACTAATTATCAGGATGAACCAGTGAGAGTGGGCGAAATCGTTGTTTTCAAAGTCGAAGGCAGAGATATACCTATTGTACACAGAGTACTTAAACTTCATGAAAA GGGTGACCAAAATAATACGGTCAAGTTCCTCACGAAAGGTGACAACAATTCCGTGGACGATCGAGGCTTGTATGCCCCTGGTCAGCTGTGGCTGACGCATAAGGATGTGGTCGGTCGGGCGAGGGGCTTTCTACCGTATGTTGGCATGGTCACTATATACATGAATGAATATCCTAAGTTTAAGTATGCAGTATTAGCATGTCTTGGACTGTATGTTTTGGTACATAGAGAATAA
- the LOC140662874 gene encoding phospholipase A1-like, translating into MRTVTTILVIFLVRCVYLHPADEGTSIMLPDILSNIKKITNQDCIFAPASMSMVLYNNDNLEGKNIGVSESCDNVNTSKPIVFIVHGFISDANSTYTYELAKQMVKNNYTVFSLDWSNAACKNGIPVLKLLEYPVAVKNTREIGKLMAKYVIQLIDECKIPLDKITFVGHSLGAHVCGFAAKHIQEETSYTIVRIFGADPAAPLFATNCCDERLCKTDAINVIVLHTSILGIPYCMGRIDLWFNGGKKQPDCGLLENIPCSHSRSIEYLTDLFNNYVFPGVQNENSLTLKNVFKISKVENMVEDIFENYRGLPYPDSTTTDCIILDYKIFNVGPKDKLRKGSYYMFVNSEPPFGSRDSFSCKSLIVEQ; encoded by the exons ATGAGAACTGTTACTACGATACTTGTAATTTTTCTCGTACGATGCGTGTATTTACATCCTGCAGATGAAGGGACGAGTATCATGTTACCCGATATATTgtcgaatataaaaaagatcacTAATCAAGACTGTATCTTCGCCCCTGCATCCATGTCGATGGTTTTATACAATAA tgaTAATCTTGAGGGCAAAAATATTGGTGTATCAGAAAGCTGCGATAATGTTAATACATCGAAACCAATTGTCTTTATAGTCCATGGTTTTATCAGCGATGCAAATTCGACTTACACTTATGAACTGGCCAAGCAAATGGTCAAG aACAACTATACAGTATTTTCACTAGATTGGTCCAATGCAGCGTGCAAAAATGGAATACCCGTTCTTAAGTTGTTGGAATATCCCGTAGCAGTGAAGAATACTCGTGAAATAGGCAAACTTATGGCGAa ataTGTTATACAGCTGATCGATGAATGCAAAATACCGCTCGATAAAATCACGTTTGTTGGTCACAGCCTTGGTGCGCATGTGTGTGGTTTTGCTGCAAAGCACATCCAGGAGGAGACGAGCTACACGATTGTGCGTATTTTCGGTGCTGATCCCGCGGCTCCGTTGTTTGCTACTAATTGCTGCGATGAAAGGCTCTGTAAAACTGATGCCATAAATGTAATAGTTCTTCACACATCTATTCTCGGAATCCCATATTGTATGGGTCGTATCGATTTGTGGTTTAATGGTGGAAAAAAACAACCAGATTGTG gTTTACTGGAAAATATTCCGTGCTCACATAGCAGATCCATAGAATACCTGActgatttattcaataattatgtatttcctGGTGttcaaaatgaaaattcatt aactttgaaaaatgtattcaaaatatcgaaagttgaaaatatggttgaagatatatttgaaaattacagAGG TCTTCCCTATCCTGATTCTACTACAACCGACTGCATTATCTTGGATTACAAGATTTTCAATGTTGGGCCAAAAGATAAACTCAGGAAAGGCagttattatatgtttgttaACTCGGAGCCTCCTTTTGGTTCACGAGACTCTTTTAGTTGCAAGTCACTAATAGTAGAACAGTAA